Proteins encoded by one window of Drosophila melanogaster chromosome X:
- the sbr gene encoding small bristles, isoform C: MSPHVFIPQYWRVERNCVIFFTDDYEAAERIQHLGKNGHLPDGYRLMPRVRSGIPLVAIDDAFKEKMKVTMAKRYNIQTKALDLSRFHADPDLKQVFCPLFRQNVMGAAIDIMCDNIPDLEALNLNDNSISSMEAFKGVEKRLPNLKILYLGDNKIPSLAHLVVLRNLSILELVLKNNPCRSRYKDSQQFISEVRRKFPKLVKLDGETLEPQITFDLSEQGRLLETKASYLCDVAGAEVVRQFLDQYFRIFDSGNRQALLDAYHEKAMLSISMPSASQAGRLNSFWKFNRNLRRLLNGEENRTRNLKYGRLACVSTLDEWPKTQHDRRTFTVDLTIYNTSMMVFTVTGLFKELNDETNNPASMELYDVRHFARTYVVVPQNNGFCIRNETIFITNATHEQVREFKRSQHQPAPGAMPSTSSAVTSPQAGAAAGLQGRLNALGVATGPVAILSGDPLAATAPVNSGSAAISTTAVAPGAQDESTKMQMIEAMSAQSQMNVIWSRKCLEETNWDFNHAAFVFEKLFKENKIPPEAFMK; this comes from the exons ATGTCGCCACATGTCTTTATTCCTCAATATTGGCGAGTGGAGCGAAACTGCGTAATCTTCTTTACGGACGACTACGAGGCAGCCGAACGCATTCAACATCTGGGCAAGAATGGCCATCTTCCAGATGGCTATCGTCTGATGCCACGAGTACGCAGCGGTATACCACTAGTGGCCATCGACGATGCCTTCAAGGAGAAGATGAAGGTCACAATGGCCAAGCGTTACAATATTCAAACCAAGGCGCTGGATCTTTCCCGTTTTCATGCAGATCCGGATCTTAAGCAAGTTTTCTGCCCACTCTTTCGTCAGAATGTGATGGGCGCTGCCATTGACATTATGTGCGACAATATACCCGATTTGGAGGCACTTAACCTGAATGACAACTCCATTAGCAGCATGGAGGCGTTTAAGGGTGTGGAGAAACGCTTACCGAACCTCAAGATTCTCTATTTGGGGGATAACAAG ATACCATCTTTGGCCCACCTTGTAGTGCTTCGCAATCTGTCCATCTTGGAACTCGTTTTAAAGAACAATCCCTGCCGTTCCCGCTACAAGGATTCCCAGCAGTTTATCAG CGAAGTACGTCGCAAGTTTCCCAAACTGGTTAAGTTG GACGGAGAGACCCTGGAGCCGCAAATCACATTTGATCTATCCGAGCAGGGACGTCTTCTCGAAACGAAGGCATCCTATCTGTGCGACGTCGCTGGTGCCGAGGTGGTGCGCCAGTTCCTGGACCAGTACTTCCGCATATTTGACTCGGGCAATCGGCAAGCTCTGCTAGATGCCTACCATGAGAAAGCGATGCTCTCCATATCAATGCCTTCGGCCAGTCAGGCGGGCAG ATTGAACAGTTTCTGGAAGTTCAATCGCAATCTCCGGCGCTTGTTAAACGGCGAAGAGAATCGCACCCGAAACTTGAAGTACGGACGCCTGGCATGTGTTTCCACATTGGATGAATGGCCAAAAACGCAGCACGACCGACGCACCTTCACCGTCGACCTGACCATCTACAAT ACTTCAATGATGGTTTTCACCGTGACGGGATTATTCAAAGAGCTGAACGACGAGACCAACAATCCCGCCTCCATGGAATTATATGACGTTCGCCACTTTGCCCGCACCTACGTGGTGGTGCCACAGAATAATGGCTTTTGTATCCGCAACGAGACGATCTTCATCACAAACGCTACGCACGAGCAGGTGCGAGAGTTCAAGCGATCGCAGCACCAGCCTGCTCCCGGAGCTATGCCCTCCACTTCCAGTGCAGTGACCAGTCCTCAGGCCGGGGCAGCGGCGGGTCTGCAGGGTCGTCTGAATGCGTTGGGCGTGGCCACTGGACCGGTGGCTATACTATCAGGAGATCCGTTGGCGGCCACCGCACCGGTTAACAGCGGCAGTGCCGCCATATCGACAACAGCAGTGGCACCTGGCGCCCAGGATGAGAGCactaaaatgcaaatgattgAAGCCATGAGCGCCCAAAGCCAAATGAATGTGATCTGGAGTCGGAA ATGCCTGGAGGAAACGAATTGGGACTTTAACCATGCCGCCTTTGTGTTCGAGAAACTAttcaaggaaaacaaaataccgCCTGAGGCTTTTATGAAGTAA
- the sbr gene encoding small bristles, isoform A — protein MPKRGGGSSQRYNNNVGNGGGRYNAPEDFDDFDVEDRQRRKDRNKRRVSFKPSQCLHNKKDIKLRPEDLRRWDEDDDMSDMTTAVKDRPTSRRRGSPIPRGKFGKLMPNSFGWYQVTLQNAQIYEKETLLSALLAAMSPHVFIPQYWRVERNCVIFFTDDYEAAERIQHLGKNGHLPDGYRLMPRVRSGIPLVAIDDAFKEKMKVTMAKRYNIQTKALDLSRFHADPDLKQVFCPLFRQNVMGAAIDIMCDNIPDLEALNLNDNSISSMEAFKGVEKRLPNLKILYLGDNKIPSLAHLVVLRNLSILELVLKNNPCRSRYKDSQQFISEVRRKFPKLVKLDGETLEPQITFDLSEQGRLLETKASYLCDVAGAEVVRQFLDQYFRIFDSGNRQALLDAYHEKAMLSISMPSASQAGRLNSFWKFNRNLRRLLNGEENRTRNLKYGRLACVSTLDEWPKTQHDRRTFTVDLTIYNTSMMVFTVTGLFKELNDETNNPASMELYDVRHFARTYVVVPQNNGFCIRNETIFITNATHEQVREFKRSQHQPAPGAMPSTSSAVTSPQAGAAAGLQGRLNALGVATGPVAILSGDPLAATAPVNSGSAAISTTAVAPGAQDESTKMQMIEAMSAQSQMNVIWSRKCLEETNWDFNHAAFVFEKLFKENKIPPEAFMK, from the exons ATGCCCAAACGCGGCGGTGGCAGTAGCCAGCGGTACAACAACAACGTTGGAAATGGCGGCGGACGTTACAACGCTCCCGAGGATTTCGATGATTTTG ATGTGGAGGATCGCCAGCGACGCAAGGATCGAAACAAGCGGCGCGTCAGCTTTAAGCCCTCCCAATGTCTACATAACAAAAAGGACATCAAGCTGCGACCCGAAGATTTGCGTCGATGGGACGAGGATGATGACATGAGCGACATGACCACGGCCGTTAAG GATAGACCCACCTCCCGACGTCGGGGATCGCCCATTCCGCGCGGCAAGTTCGGCAAACTGATGCCCAACAGCTTTGGCTGGTACCAAGTCACG tTACAAAACGCCCAGATATACGAAAAGGAAACACTCTTGAGTGCTCTATTGGCAGCGATGTCGCCACATGTCTTTATTCCTCAATATTGGCGAGTGGAGCGAAACTGCGTAATCTTCTTTACGGACGACTACGAGGCAGCCGAACGCATTCAACATCTGGGCAAGAATGGCCATCTTCCAGATGGCTATCGTCTGATGCCACGAGTACGCAGCGGTATACCACTAGTGGCCATCGACGATGCCTTCAAGGAGAAGATGAAGGTCACAATGGCCAAGCGTTACAATATTCAAACCAAGGCGCTGGATCTTTCCCGTTTTCATGCAGATCCGGATCTTAAGCAAGTTTTCTGCCCACTCTTTCGTCAGAATGTGATGGGCGCTGCCATTGACATTATGTGCGACAATATACCCGATTTGGAGGCACTTAACCTGAATGACAACTCCATTAGCAGCATGGAGGCGTTTAAGGGTGTGGAGAAACGCTTACCGAACCTCAAGATTCTCTATTTGGGGGATAACAAG ATACCATCTTTGGCCCACCTTGTAGTGCTTCGCAATCTGTCCATCTTGGAACTCGTTTTAAAGAACAATCCCTGCCGTTCCCGCTACAAGGATTCCCAGCAGTTTATCAG CGAAGTACGTCGCAAGTTTCCCAAACTGGTTAAGTTG GACGGAGAGACCCTGGAGCCGCAAATCACATTTGATCTATCCGAGCAGGGACGTCTTCTCGAAACGAAGGCATCCTATCTGTGCGACGTCGCTGGTGCCGAGGTGGTGCGCCAGTTCCTGGACCAGTACTTCCGCATATTTGACTCGGGCAATCGGCAAGCTCTGCTAGATGCCTACCATGAGAAAGCGATGCTCTCCATATCAATGCCTTCGGCCAGTCAGGCGGGCAG ATTGAACAGTTTCTGGAAGTTCAATCGCAATCTCCGGCGCTTGTTAAACGGCGAAGAGAATCGCACCCGAAACTTGAAGTACGGACGCCTGGCATGTGTTTCCACATTGGATGAATGGCCAAAAACGCAGCACGACCGACGCACCTTCACCGTCGACCTGACCATCTACAAT ACTTCAATGATGGTTTTCACCGTGACGGGATTATTCAAAGAGCTGAACGACGAGACCAACAATCCCGCCTCCATGGAATTATATGACGTTCGCCACTTTGCCCGCACCTACGTGGTGGTGCCACAGAATAATGGCTTTTGTATCCGCAACGAGACGATCTTCATCACAAACGCTACGCACGAGCAGGTGCGAGAGTTCAAGCGATCGCAGCACCAGCCTGCTCCCGGAGCTATGCCCTCCACTTCCAGTGCAGTGACCAGTCCTCAGGCCGGGGCAGCGGCGGGTCTGCAGGGTCGTCTGAATGCGTTGGGCGTGGCCACTGGACCGGTGGCTATACTATCAGGAGATCCGTTGGCGGCCACCGCACCGGTTAACAGCGGCAGTGCCGCCATATCGACAACAGCAGTGGCACCTGGCGCCCAGGATGAGAGCactaaaatgcaaatgattgAAGCCATGAGCGCCCAAAGCCAAATGAATGTGATCTGGAGTCGGAA ATGCCTGGAGGAAACGAATTGGGACTTTAACCATGCCGCCTTTGTGTTCGAGAAACTAttcaaggaaaacaaaataccgCCTGAGGCTTTTATGAAGTAA
- the CG15210 gene encoding uncharacterized protein has product MGGCCSKDLDDKRSWSPEETKNGSTTSTIIAQPLDEVGTTGVFTLTRTTTSTTRQEKTVTTTSEEQEQD; this is encoded by the exons ATGGGAGGCTGTTGCTCAAAGGATTTGGATGACAAACGCTCGTGGAGTCCCGAGGAGACCAAGAATGGC AGCACCAcatcaacaatcattgcccaGCCGCTGGATGAGGTGGGCACCACCGGTGTCTTCACATTGACACGCACCACCACTAGCACCACGCGGCAGGAGAAGACGGTGACCACCACCagcgaggagcaggagcaggattAG
- the CG15209 gene encoding uncharacterized protein has protein sequence MKPIGCNNIPVIFLVILGMVSLANSLPMNPEQELKDVDEPLGQQRQHKQQHVQQMQRMVKSEAVPESEFVGKIAPRNEQNPEDEYDAVTLVEELEAAGVKLADRRDLRKLTYTELARLLALWHLSQNRNVYNAKGPEEQPNQAIDER, from the coding sequence ATGAAACCCATTGGGTGCAACAATATTCCGGTCATCTTCCTGGTGATCCTCGGCATGGTCAGCCTGGCCAATTCGCTGCCCATGAATCCCGAACAGGAGCTAAAAGATGTCGACGAGCCATTGGGTCAGCAACGTCAGCATAAACAGCAGCATGTGCAGCAGATGCAGCGCATGGTGAAGAGCGAAGCGGTGCCAGAGTCGGAGTTCGTCGGAAAAATTGCGCCACGCAATGAGCAGAATCCGGAGGATGAATACGATGCCGTCACATTGGTGGAGGAGCTAGAGGCCGCCGGAGTTAAGCTGGCCGATCGACGTGATCTGCGCAAGCTAACCTACACGGAGCTGGCCCGCCTGCTAGCCCTATGGCATCTGTCCCAGAATCGCAATGTTTACAATGCCAAAGGACCGGAGGAGCAGCCCAATCAGGCCATCGATGAGCGTTAA
- the CG32669 gene encoding uncharacterized protein, with protein sequence MATLGAWDYTILAVVLIISVAIGIYYRFVGGKQSTTTEYLLADRSMNVAPVAFSLMASFMSAVTILGVSMENYQYGTMFVVINLSYVLSTPVAAYLIIPVFYRLKTASVYEYLELRFGYATRLAASLSFSLQMVLYMGIVVYAPALALEAVTGLSQVFSIVIVGVVCTFYATLGGMKAVLITDIYQSLLMFAAVFSVIICAWVKAGSLEVIWRVAQENGRINLTNFSVDPTERHTWFTQILGGCATYLAIYGVNQTQVQRLMAVKSLSAARAALWWCLPILCLLSLSTCFSGLCIYWYYRDCDPLLEGRVNSRDQVMPLFVVDTMGEYTGLAGLFVSGIFCASLSTISSIISSLAAVTLEDYLKPLVSCCAKRTLTDRQTLWYSKLLSLFFGALCIGMAFMAGSIGGLLQAALSIFGIIGGPLLGLFTLGMYVTKANEKGAIGGLLISLAFCFWIGFGQPKPPLVSLDMSTAGCPVDRSFARDIFLKTVIAVAEEEHYFYLYRISYMWYAALGFLITFFGGWLLSWLFALLKWDNNRRIYQDADCTLIKHDLFVPPIAKRLQRRQMPLLVVTGTSSEIGGITTESATAPPRLDEIEWEKHKAVA encoded by the coding sequence ATGGCTACTTTGGGCGCCTGGGACTACACGATCCTGGCGGTGGTGCTGATCATCTCCGTTGCGATTGGCATCTACTACCGTTTCGTGGGCGGCAAGCAGAGCACCACCACCGAATATCTTCTGGCGGATCGTTCCATGAACGTGGCGCCTGTGGCCTTTAGCCTGATGGCCAGTTTCATGTCGGCCGTCACCATATTGGGCGTATCCATGGAGAACTACCAGTACGGTACAATGTTCGTCGTGATCAATCTGTCGTATGTGTTGTCCACGCCGGTGGCCGCCTACCTCATCATTCCGGTCTTCTATCGCCTAAAGACGGCCAGTGTGTACGAGTATCTGGAACTGCGGTTTGGCTATGCCACCCGATTGGCCGCCTCGCTGAGCTTCTCGCTCCAGATGGTCCTATACATGGGCATTGTGGTCTATGCGCCGGCTCTGGCCCTGGAAGCTGTCACTGGACTGAGCCAGGTCTTCTCCATCGTAATTGTTGGAGTCGTGTGCACGTTCTATGCGACGCTCGGCGGAATGAAGGCCGTACTCATCACGGACATCTATCAGTCGCTCCTCATGTTCGCCGCTGTCTTCAGTGTAATCATCTGTGCCTGGGTGAAGGCGGGCAGCTTGGAGGTGATATGGCGCGTGGCGCAGGAAAACGGACGCATCAATCTGACCAACTTCAGTGTGGATCCAACGGAACGTCACACTTGGTTCACCCAGATTTTAGGCGGATGTGCCACCTATTTGGCCATCTATGGTGTGAATCAAACGCAGGTCCAGCGCCTGATGGCGGTGAAGAGTTTGAGTGCCGCTCGAGCGGCCCTGTGGTGGTGCCTGCCCATTCTGTGCCTGCTTAGTCTGAGCACCTGTTTCTCCGGTCTGTGCATCTACTGGTACTACCGCGACTGTGACCCGCTGCTGGAGGGTAGAGTCAACTCGCGCGATCAAGTGATGCCGCTCTTTGTCGTGGACACGATGGGCGAATACACCGGTTTGGCTGGCCTCTTCGTTTCGGGAATCTTTTGCGCCAGCCTCTCCACGATTAGTTCGATAATCAGCTCGCTGGCAGCCGTCACCCTGGAGGATTACCTCAAGCCCTTGGTCAGCTGCTGTGCCAAACGCACGCTCACCGACCGTCAGACCTTGTGGTACTCCAAGCTGTTGTCCCTATTCTTCGGAGCCCTCTGCATTGGCATGGCCTTCATGGCGGGATCAATTGGCGGACTACTGCAGGCGGCACTGTCAATCTTCGGCATCATTGGAGGCCCTCTGCTGGGCCTCTTCACGCTGGGCATGTATGTGACCAAGGCGAATGAAAAGGGAGCCATTGGTGGGCTGCTCATATCGCTGGCGTTCTGCTTTTGGATCGGTTTCGGACAACCGAAGCCACCGCTGGTCAGCTTGGATATGTCCACGGCTGGATGTCCGGTGGACAGGAGCTTTGCCCGCGACATTTTCCTCAAGACTGTGATAGCGGTGGCCGAGGAAGAGCATTACTTTTACCTGTACAGGATTAGCTACATGTGGTACGCTGCTTTGGGCTTCCTGATAACCTTCTTTGGCGGATGGCTGTTGTCCTGGCTGTTTGCCCTGCTGAAATGGGACAACAATCGACGCATCTACCAGGATGCGGACTGCACGCTAATCAAGCACGATCTCTTCGTGCCGCCGATAGCCAAACGTTTGCAACGGCGACAAATGCCGCTCCTGGTGGTCACCGGCACCAGTTCGGAGATTGGCGGCATCACGACAGAGAGCGCTACGGCGCCGCCGCGGCTGGACGAGATCGAGTGGGAGAAACACAAGGCAGTGGCGTAA